Proteins encoded together in one Yersinia mollaretii ATCC 43969 window:
- a CDS encoding LacI family DNA-binding transcriptional regulator, with protein MSTINDVSRLANVSKATVSRVLSGSRGVKEESRLAVMKAVETLNYKPNVIAQFLTAQSTGCVGVICATEHIQQTTSYLFALEKQFSQHQKHLLLRFADNSVGVANAVTELANGLCDAIIIIGARFPLPPPDEKTIMIDCLESSTPNSILFDHSFAAETACHYLVSQGRRHIALLNHASGTVAEQTLLGYQRALENYLIPYNRSLVMGNVLSSSEALQTLLNNGVQFNALLVMDEIEAQKAIALLHLFKRTVPDKVMVFSLDGSVQLPGVPAVPAIEYSLETLARKVVDLIDARTGKHVNPQVFRGNLVVPHGLTE; from the coding sequence ATGTCGACTATTAATGATGTATCGCGGTTAGCCAACGTATCTAAAGCCACTGTGTCTCGGGTGTTGAGCGGGTCACGCGGTGTCAAGGAAGAGAGCCGTCTGGCAGTAATGAAAGCGGTCGAAACCCTTAACTATAAGCCGAATGTGATCGCGCAATTTCTGACCGCGCAGTCAACAGGTTGTGTCGGAGTGATTTGTGCCACTGAACACATTCAGCAAACAACCAGTTATCTGTTCGCCTTAGAAAAGCAGTTTAGTCAGCATCAAAAGCACTTATTACTGCGTTTTGCGGACAACAGTGTCGGGGTTGCCAACGCCGTGACAGAGCTGGCCAATGGCCTGTGCGATGCCATTATCATCATCGGTGCACGCTTTCCGCTGCCGCCACCCGATGAGAAAACCATCATGATTGATTGCCTTGAATCCTCAACCCCTAACAGTATTTTATTCGACCACTCATTCGCGGCAGAAACCGCCTGCCACTATCTGGTCAGTCAGGGCCGTCGGCATATTGCGCTGTTAAATCATGCTTCGGGGACAGTCGCGGAGCAGACACTGTTGGGTTACCAGCGGGCGCTGGAAAATTACCTGATCCCCTACAACCGTAGTCTGGTGATGGGCAATGTTCTCTCCTCTTCCGAGGCGTTGCAGACACTGTTGAACAATGGCGTGCAATTTAATGCCCTGCTAGTGATGGATGAGATTGAAGCCCAGAAAGCCATTGCCCTGTTACATCTCTTCAAGCGCACCGTGCCGGATAAAGTGATGGTTTTCAGTCTGGATGGTTCGGTGCAATTACCGGGAGTTCCCGCGGTGCCTGCCATTGAGTATTCGCTGGAAACACTGGCCAGAAAAGTTGTCGACTTAATTGATGCCCGCACGGGTAAGCATGTAAATCCACAAGTTTTCCGTGGCAATCTGGTGGTTCCGCACGGTTTAACCGAATAA